In one window of Buchnera aphidicola (Rhopalosiphum maidis) DNA:
- the hisH gene encoding imidazole glycerol phosphate synthase subunit HisH, producing the protein MNIAILNTGCANLTSIQVAIKKLGYTSIVTSDPSIILKSKKIFLPGVGTASAAMKKLNEKNLINTLKTLTQPILGICLGMQIFSQFSEECQGVKTIGIFDDCFTCLLKSSNLPLPHMGWNYIVFDNSHPLFKNIDKKERFYFVHSYIIPLNKYTLATTTYGISFSSVMQKNNFFGVQFHPEKSGHAGSQLLKNFLEM; encoded by the coding sequence GTGAATATTGCTATATTAAATACTGGTTGCGCTAATTTAACCTCAATTCAAGTTGCAATTAAAAAATTAGGTTATACTTCTATAGTAACTTCTGATCCTTCTATAATATTAAAGTCTAAAAAAATTTTTTTACCAGGTGTAGGAACAGCTTCAGCTGCTATGAAAAAATTAAATGAAAAAAATTTAATTAATACGTTAAAAACGTTAACTCAACCGATTCTAGGAATTTGTCTCGGAATGCAAATTTTTTCTCAATTTAGTGAAGAATGTCAAGGAGTGAAGACTATCGGAATTTTTGATGACTGTTTTACTTGTCTTTTAAAAAGCAGTAATTTACCGTTACCTCATATGGGTTGGAATTATATTGTTTTTGACAATTCACATCCATTATTCAAAAATATTGATAAAAAAGAAAGATTTTATTTTGTTCATAGTTACATTATACCATTGAATAAATATACTTTAGCAACAACTACATATGGCATATCTTTTAGTTCTGTAATGCAAAAAAATAATTTTTTTGGAGTGCAATTTCATCCGGAAAAATCTGGTCATGCGGGATCTCAATTATTAAAAAACTTTTTAGAGATGTAA
- the hisB gene encoding bifunctional histidinol-phosphatase/imidazoleglycerol-phosphate dehydratase HisB, which yields MKQKILFIDRDGTLIHEPSNDFQVDAIKKLAFKNYVISSLSQLMNFGYKFVMITNQDGLGSESFPWENFNIPHFFMLNIFRSEGIIFEDILICPHFLDDHCDCRKPQVKLLKPWLKENKIDRKRSYVIGDRETDMELAKNIQLPGIQYKEKDFNWIDITKEIIKRDRYGEVIRKTKETYVHVKLWLDLDHHSCIKTGINFFDHMLDQLSIHSGISMHILAKGDLKIDDHHTIEDIGIVLGEALSKTLNHKNGLSRYGFVLPMDESQSKCIIDLSNRPYLSFNAKFQHKMVGDLNTDMIEHFFYSLCYSMRITLHLDVKGKNDHHCVESLFKAFGRALRKAVKIEGNILPTSKGIL from the coding sequence ATGAAACAAAAAATATTATTTATTGACCGAGATGGTACGTTAATTCATGAACCATCTAATGATTTTCAAGTAGATGCAATTAAAAAGCTTGCATTTAAAAATTATGTTATTTCTTCATTGAGTCAATTAATGAATTTTGGTTATAAATTTGTTATGATTACAAATCAAGATGGTCTTGGTAGTGAGTCGTTTCCTTGGGAAAATTTCAACATTCCTCATTTTTTTATGTTAAATATTTTTCGTTCAGAAGGGATAATATTTGAAGATATTTTAATTTGTCCACATTTTTTAGATGATCATTGTGATTGCCGTAAACCTCAAGTTAAATTATTAAAACCTTGGTTAAAAGAAAATAAAATAGATAGAAAACGCAGTTATGTAATTGGTGATCGAGAAACAGATATGGAATTAGCTAAAAATATACAGTTACCAGGTATACAGTACAAAGAAAAAGATTTTAATTGGATAGATATTACAAAAGAAATCATAAAAAGAGATAGATACGGAGAAGTAATTCGAAAAACAAAAGAAACTTATGTACATGTAAAGTTATGGTTAGATTTAGATCATCATAGTTGTATTAAAACTGGTATTAATTTTTTTGATCATATGTTAGATCAATTATCAATTCATAGCGGAATTTCTATGCATATATTAGCAAAAGGAGACCTGAAAATTGATGATCATCATACTATAGAAGATATTGGAATTGTTTTAGGAGAAGCATTATCTAAAACATTGAACCATAAAAATGGTTTATCTAGATATGGTTTTGTTTTACCTATGGATGAAAGCCAATCAAAGTGCATCATAGATTTATCAAATCGTCCATATTTATCTTTTAATGCCAAATTTCAACATAAAATGGTTGGTGATCTTAATACTGATATGATTGAACATTTTTTTTATTCTCTTTGTTATTCTATGAGAATTACTTTACACTTAGATGTTAAAGGAAAAAATGATCATCATTGTGTTGAAAGTTTATTTAAAGCTTTTGGACGTGCACTACGTAAGGCAGTTAAAATAGAAGGTAATATATTACCAACATCTAAAGGGATTTTATAG
- the hisC gene encoding histidinol-phosphate transaminase: protein MTADITKLVRKNIQKLHPYQSARRIGGQGDTWLNANESPISVPFKARIEYFNRYPECQPNHLISSYADYAGVLDSQILVTRGADEGIELLIKAFCEPGEDAIIYCPPTYDMYAINAKIANIEIKEIPTLKNTWQIDLLNINSNLDRVKLIYICNPNNPTGNIISKKDLKDLLKITLGRSFVVIDEAYIEFSPKNSMVNYLKKFPNLILLRTLSKAFALAGIRCGFTLAQEEVINVLNKVISPYPISTLVTDIAMQSLEKKALENMKNRVLQLNMNRVWLVNELKKNSYVKKIFDSHANYILVEFYMFEKIFQNLWEKGIILRNQNHKNNLKNCLRISIGSNLECVHLVKELKNLSKI, encoded by the coding sequence ATGACGGCTGATATAACTAAGTTAGTTCGAAAAAATATACAAAAATTACATCCCTATCAATCGGCTAGACGAATTGGAGGTCAAGGTGATACATGGTTAAATGCAAATGAATCTCCTATATCTGTTCCGTTTAAAGCAAGAATAGAATACTTTAATCGTTATCCAGAATGTCAACCTAATCATTTAATATCTTCATATGCTGATTACGCTGGTGTATTAGATAGTCAAATTTTAGTTACTAGAGGAGCAGACGAAGGTATTGAACTTTTGATTAAAGCTTTTTGTGAACCTGGAGAAGATGCGATAATTTATTGCCCTCCAACTTACGATATGTATGCTATAAATGCAAAAATTGCAAATATTGAAATAAAAGAAATTCCTACTTTAAAAAATACTTGGCAAATAGATTTATTAAACATTAACTCAAATCTTGATAGAGTTAAATTAATATATATTTGCAATCCTAACAATCCTACTGGAAACATTATTTCTAAAAAAGATTTAAAAGATTTGTTAAAAATCACATTAGGTCGATCTTTTGTAGTAATAGATGAAGCTTATATTGAATTTTCTCCGAAAAATAGTATGGTAAACTATTTAAAAAAATTTCCGAATTTAATTCTTTTGAGAACCTTATCGAAAGCATTCGCATTAGCAGGAATAAGATGTGGTTTTACATTAGCACAAGAAGAAGTGATTAATGTTTTAAATAAAGTTATTAGTCCTTATCCAATATCTACACTTGTCACTGATATAGCAATGCAATCTTTAGAAAAGAAAGCGCTTGAAAACATGAAAAATAGAGTTTTACAATTAAATATGAATCGTGTTTGGTTAGTTAACGAATTGAAGAAAAACTCTTATGTAAAAAAAATTTTTGATAGTCATGCTAATTATATTTTAGTAGAATTTTACATGTTTGAAAAAATATTTCAGAATTTGTGGGAAAAAGGTATAATTTTAAGAAATCAAAATCACAAAAATAATTTAAAAAATTGCTTAAGAATATCAATAGGATCGAATTTGGAATGTGTTCATTTAGTTAAAGAATTAAAAAATTTGTCTAAAATATAA
- the hisD gene encoding histidinol dehydrogenase: MKYFNTIVDWNMLNFNEKKNILLRPIIKNNNSIKKKVKKIIENVQISGEKALKEYTILFEKCQINEFEVSREKILSSSEHVDQSLKEAIETAKKNITSFHKAQILSPIDIETEVGVRCQQVYLPLNSVGIYIPSGIAPLFSTVLMLAIPAKIAGCKEIILCSPPPINNTILYAANICGVDKIFQIGGAQAIAALAFGTKNIPKVDKIFGPGNAYVTEAKLQVSSVFNGPQIDMLAGPSELLIISDETSNADFIAADLLSQAEHSVSSQVILLTPSIELAKKVIVSINHQLKNLSKSDDILTALKNSVIILTKDLFECINISNIYAPEHLIIQTKEPRLILKEILNASSIFLGPWSPESAGDYASGTNHVLPTYGKSISSSALGLCDFKKRVLIQELTSQGFMNLSSTLEILSEAEKLEAHKNAVKIRVDFLKEKI; encoded by the coding sequence ATGAAATATTTTAACACGATTGTTGATTGGAATATGTTGAATTTTAATGAGAAAAAAAATATTTTATTGAGACCTATTATAAAAAATAATAATTCTATTAAAAAAAAAGTTAAAAAAATAATCGAAAACGTTCAAATTTCAGGAGAAAAAGCACTAAAGGAATATACAATTTTATTTGAAAAATGTCAAATTAATGAATTTGAAGTTTCTAGAGAAAAAATTTTGTCTTCTTCTGAACATGTTGATCAATCATTAAAAGAAGCAATTGAAACTGCTAAAAAAAATATTACATCCTTTCACAAAGCACAAATTTTATCTCCAATAGATATTGAAACTGAAGTTGGAGTAAGATGTCAACAAGTTTACTTACCACTAAATTCTGTTGGAATTTATATTCCAAGTGGAATCGCTCCTTTGTTTTCAACTGTTTTAATGCTTGCTATACCAGCTAAAATAGCTGGTTGTAAAGAAATAATTCTTTGTTCCCCCCCTCCTATTAATAACACAATACTTTATGCTGCAAATATTTGTGGTGTTGATAAAATATTTCAAATTGGAGGCGCTCAAGCTATAGCAGCATTAGCTTTTGGTACTAAAAACATTCCTAAAGTAGACAAAATTTTTGGTCCCGGAAATGCTTATGTTACAGAAGCAAAATTACAAGTGAGTTCTGTTTTTAATGGACCTCAAATAGACATGTTAGCTGGACCTTCAGAATTATTGATTATTTCTGATGAAACTTCTAATGCTGATTTTATTGCTGCTGATTTATTGTCTCAAGCTGAACATAGTGTGTCTTCTCAAGTTATATTATTGACTCCATCCATTGAATTAGCTAAAAAAGTTATTGTGTCTATTAATCATCAATTAAAAAATTTATCTAAATCAGATGATATATTAACTGCATTAAAAAATAGTGTTATTATTCTGACAAAAGATTTATTTGAATGCATTAATATATCAAATATATATGCTCCTGAACATTTGATTATTCAAACAAAAGAGCCAAGATTAATACTTAAAGAAATATTAAATGCTAGTTCAATTTTTTTAGGACCATGGTCTCCTGAATCAGCAGGTGATTACGCATCTGGAACTAATCATGTTTTACCTACTTATGGAAAATCTATTTCAAGTTCTGCTTTGGGTTTATGTGATTTTAAAAAACGTGTATTGATTCAAGAACTAACATCTCAAGGCTTTATGAATTTATCAAGTACATTGGAAATTTTATCTGAAGCTGAAAAACTTGAAGCACATAAAAATGCTGTAAAAATAAGAGTAGATTTTTTAAAGGAAAAAATATGA
- the hisG gene encoding ATP phosphoribosyltransferase, with amino-acid sequence MFNTNRVRIAMQKTGRLSSESIKLLTCCGIKINLKQQKLIAFAENMPIDVMLVRDDDIPGLVMDGVVDLGIVGENVLEEELLQRTSQNLENSYITLRRLDFGVCRLSLAIPINTPYTDITSLKNFRIATSYPHLLKKYLDKKNIFFKSCMLNGSVEVAPRAGLADAICDLVSTGATLEANGLREVKVVFRSHACLICKTGKINFEKKEVINKLMTRIKGVIKARESKYIMLHAPVDKLEEVISLLRGAERPTILKLAGEDRRVAMHMVSSETLFWETMEKLKSLGASSILVLPIEKMME; translated from the coding sequence ATGTTTAATACTAATCGTGTACGTATAGCAATGCAGAAAACTGGTCGTTTAAGTAGTGAATCCATCAAATTGCTTACATGTTGTGGAATTAAAATTAATTTAAAGCAACAAAAATTAATAGCCTTTGCTGAAAATATGCCTATTGATGTTATGTTAGTACGTGATGACGATATTCCCGGATTAGTTATGGATGGTGTTGTAGATTTAGGTATAGTGGGAGAAAACGTTCTTGAGGAAGAATTGTTACAACGAACATCACAAAATTTAGAAAATTCTTACATTACATTAAGACGTCTTGATTTTGGAGTTTGTCGATTATCTTTAGCTATTCCCATTAATACTCCATATACTGATATAACATCTTTAAAAAATTTTAGGATTGCCACTTCTTATCCTCATTTATTAAAAAAATATTTAGATAAAAAAAATATTTTTTTTAAATCTTGTATGTTGAATGGTTCTGTAGAAGTGGCACCTAGGGCTGGTTTAGCAGACGCTATTTGTGATTTAGTTTCAACTGGTGCAACACTAGAAGCAAATGGTTTACGTGAAGTGAAAGTAGTTTTTCGTTCTCATGCTTGTTTAATTTGTAAAACAGGAAAAATTAATTTTGAGAAAAAAGAAGTAATTAACAAGTTAATGACTCGTATAAAAGGTGTAATTAAAGCACGTGAATCTAAGTATATTATGTTACATGCTCCAGTTGATAAACTTGAAGAAGTAATATCTTTATTACGCGGAGCAGAGAGACCAACAATTTTAAAATTAGCAGGAGAAGATCGTCGTGTAGCAATGCATATGGTAAGCAGTGAAACATTGTTTTGGGAAACAATGGAAAAATTAAAATCTTTAGGAGCTAGTTCAATTTTAGTTTTACCAATTGAAAAAATGATGGAGTAA
- the smrB gene encoding endonuclease SmrB produces MNKNRQFIVNSNVLFRKWLNGTREIVQDTIFHSRLHKVNQNIRSKRIYLEQDIHSNYFSFYKKKDSFRENPVSYVRNDSSTNVLKKLKKGKYSPDIFLDLHGLNQYQARKKLGQLISICQKEKIFCAHIMHGYGKNILKKQIPFWLSQHPDIIAFHQAPKMFGNDAAIIVIIEIHS; encoded by the coding sequence ATGAATAAAAATCGACAATTTATTGTTAATAGTAATGTTTTATTTCGTAAGTGGTTGAATGGTACCCGTGAAATAGTACAAGATACTATATTCCATTCTCGATTGCATAAAGTAAATCAAAATATCCGATCTAAAAGAATTTATCTTGAACAAGACATTCATAGTAATTATTTCTCTTTTTATAAAAAAAAAGATTCTTTTAGAGAAAATCCTGTTTCTTATGTTCGAAACGACAGTTCAACTAATGTTTTAAAAAAGTTAAAAAAAGGAAAATATTCTCCAGATATTTTTCTTGACTTACACGGTTTAAATCAATATCAAGCAAGAAAAAAATTAGGTCAGTTAATTTCAATATGTCAAAAAGAAAAAATTTTTTGTGCTCATATTATGCATGGATATGGTAAAAATATTTTAAAAAAACAAATACCTTTTTGGTTATCTCAACATCCTGACATAATAGCTTTTCATCAAGCGCCTAAAATGTTTGGAAATGACGCAGCAATCATAGTTATAATTGAAATTCATTCTTAA
- the aroC gene encoding chorismate synthase, giving the protein MAGNTIGKIFRVTTFGESHGIALGCIIDGMPPGLKLSSDDLQHDLDRRKPGTSRYTTQRSELDQVQILSGVFNGITTGTSIGLIIQNTDQRSQDYSKIKDLFRPGHADYTYEKKYGIRDYRGGGRSSARETAMRVAAGSIAKKYLKMQNKIVIRGYLSTMGNIHCPFESWEEVEKNPFFCPNKKNILQLEELIKNLKKTGDSIGAEIIIIAENVPVGFGEPVFDRLDADLAHALMSINAAKGVEVGDGFSVVNQKGSEHRDEITPYGFKSNHCGGILGGISNGENIVLKVAFKPTSSIRKPGNTVNKDNEKVKITVKGRHDPCVGIRAVPIAEAMVAIVLMDHLLRFRAQCKKNNF; this is encoded by the coding sequence ATGGCTGGAAATACAATTGGAAAAATTTTTCGTGTAACTACTTTCGGCGAATCACATGGAATAGCACTGGGATGTATTATTGATGGAATGCCACCAGGGTTAAAATTATCTTCAGATGATTTACAACATGATTTAGATCGTAGAAAACCTGGAACTTCACGTTATACTACTCAACGTTCTGAATTAGATCAAGTTCAAATACTTTCAGGAGTATTTAACGGAATCACTACAGGAACAAGCATTGGTCTAATTATTCAAAACACAGATCAGCGATCACAAGATTATAGTAAAATAAAAGATTTATTTAGACCAGGACATGCAGATTATACTTATGAAAAAAAATATGGCATACGAGACTATCGTGGTGGTGGTAGATCTTCAGCACGTGAAACTGCAATGCGAGTCGCAGCAGGTAGTATTGCGAAAAAATATCTTAAAATGCAAAATAAAATAGTTATTCGCGGATATTTATCAACAATGGGCAACATACATTGTCCATTTGAATCATGGGAAGAAGTAGAAAAAAATCCTTTTTTTTGTCCAAATAAAAAAAATATTCTACAATTAGAAGAATTAATTAAAAATTTAAAAAAAACTGGTGATTCAATAGGAGCCGAAATTATAATTATAGCCGAAAATGTACCAGTAGGTTTTGGAGAGCCAGTTTTTGATAGACTAGATGCTGACTTAGCTCATGCTTTAATGAGTATTAACGCTGCAAAAGGGGTAGAAGTAGGAGATGGTTTTTCAGTAGTTAATCAAAAAGGAAGTGAACATCGAGACGAAATAACTCCTTACGGATTTAAAAGTAATCATTGTGGGGGAATATTAGGAGGAATCAGCAACGGTGAAAATATTGTTTTAAAAGTTGCATTTAAACCTACTTCAAGTATTCGAAAACCAGGAAATACAGTAAATAAAGATAATGAAAAAGTTAAAATAACAGTTAAAGGTAGACACGATCCATGTGTAGGAATACGTGCTGTACCAATAGCAGAAGCAATGGTAGCAATAGTATTAATGGATCATCTACTAAGATTTAGAGCTCAATGTAAAAAAAATAATTTTTAA
- the bcp gene encoding thioredoxin-dependent thiol peroxidase produces MITLKSGDVAPEFFLLNYNNQLINLSDFLGKKLLIYFYPKAMTPGCIVQACNIRDNLELFKNKKIEVVGISPDSTDKLLNFVQKKMLNFTLLSDIHNIASKKFGVWGEKIFMGKKYFGIYRTSFLINSTGIIDKIFCKFKCKDHHKIILTYLNSKEST; encoded by the coding sequence ATGATTACACTGAAATCTGGAGATGTTGCTCCAGAATTTTTTCTTCTTAATTATAATAATCAACTAATAAATTTATCTGATTTTTTAGGTAAAAAATTATTGATCTATTTTTATCCAAAAGCGATGACTCCAGGTTGTATAGTGCAGGCATGTAACATTAGAGATAATTTAGAATTATTTAAAAATAAGAAGATAGAAGTTGTAGGTATTAGTCCTGATAGCACTGACAAGTTATTAAATTTTGTTCAAAAAAAAATGTTAAATTTTACTTTACTATCTGATATACACAACATTGCTAGCAAAAAATTTGGTGTTTGGGGTGAAAAAATATTTATGGGAAAAAAATATTTTGGAATTTATCGTACTAGTTTTTTGATCAATTCAACTGGTATAATTGATAAAATATTTTGTAAATTTAAGTGTAAGGATCACCATAAAATTATATTAACGTATTTAAATTCAAAAGAAAGTACTTGA
- the dapA gene encoding 4-hydroxy-tetrahydrodipicolinate synthase: MFTGSIVALITPMNEEGKICHSSLKRLIDYHVLNKTNAIVSIGTTGESATLSQEEHIEVVMLTLRLANKRIPIIAGTGANATTEAISLTKRFEKSGIAACLTVTPYYNKPTQEGLYQHFKAISESTKLPQILYNVPSRTGCDLLPSTVARLSEFKNIIGIKEATGDLSRIHKIKKLVKNNFLLISGDDPTALDFIQLGGQGVISVTANVAAKEMTQICSYALEGKFERARSINERLTLLHEALFIEPNPIPIKWLAKKIGLINSDTLRLPMTPILNSTRIQIEKALQYANLQKI; encoded by the coding sequence ATGTTTACAGGAAGTATTGTCGCATTAATTACACCAATGAATGAAGAAGGTAAAATTTGTCATTCTAGCTTAAAAAGGTTAATTGACTATCATGTATTAAATAAAACAAACGCTATTGTTTCTATTGGAACTACTGGAGAATCAGCAACTCTTAGTCAAGAAGAACACATTGAAGTAGTTATGTTAACTTTAAGACTTGCAAACAAACGTATTCCTATTATTGCAGGTACAGGTGCAAATGCTACAACAGAAGCTATATCTCTAACAAAAAGATTTGAAAAGTCAGGAATTGCAGCTTGTCTTACAGTTACACCATACTACAACAAACCTACTCAAGAAGGATTATACCAGCATTTTAAAGCAATTTCAGAAAGTACAAAATTACCACAAATTTTATATAATGTTCCTAGCCGGACAGGATGTGATTTACTTCCATCAACAGTCGCAAGATTATCTGAATTTAAAAATATCATTGGCATCAAAGAAGCAACAGGTGACTTATCAAGAATACATAAAATTAAAAAATTAGTTAAAAATAATTTTTTACTAATCAGCGGTGATGATCCTACAGCTTTAGATTTTATTCAACTAGGCGGTCAAGGAGTAATATCAGTAACAGCAAATGTTGCTGCCAAAGAAATGACACAAATATGTTCATACGCACTTGAAGGTAAATTTGAAAGAGCAAGATCTATAAATGAACGTTTGACGTTATTACATGAAGCTTTATTTATAGAACCTAATCCAATTCCAATTAAATGGTTAGCTAAAAAAATAGGTTTAATAAACAGTGATACGCTGCGATTGCCAATGACGCCAATTTTAAATTCTACACGTATACAAATCGAAAAAGCACTTCAATATGCTAATCTTCAAAAGATATAA
- the dapE gene encoding succinyl-diaminopimelate desuccinylase, translated as MVCSITKLAQKLISIPSISPKDLGCQDIMIDFLDHLGFKIKEININDTKNFWATRGSGKTLTFAGHTDVVPPGDYRNWNNDPFNPVIKNGLLFGRGASDMKGALACMMIASERFIKKNPNYKGRLSFLITSDEESLAIDGTKKVIDYLISKKDIIDYCVIGEPTSNAKIGDVIKNGRRGSITANLTIHGIQGHIAYPHLADNPIHKGLPVILKILSIKLDNGNEFFPPTSLNIANIRAGDGNNNIIPASLFVQFNFRFNTETSDKEIKSKFIQILDKSNVNYSLNWLFSGKPFITKKGLLIDNVIKSVMNLNKIKPILSTDGGTSDGRFITLMNAEIVELGLMNTTIHKSNEHVKISDLQKLAIIYEDIMHKLLI; from the coding sequence ATGGTTTGTTCGATTACTAAATTAGCACAAAAGTTAATTTCAATTCCATCTATTAGTCCAAAAGATTTAGGTTGTCAAGATATTATGATTGATTTTTTAGATCATCTTGGATTTAAAATAAAAGAAATTAATATAAATGATACAAAAAATTTTTGGGCAACTAGAGGATCTGGTAAAACTTTAACATTTGCCGGTCATACAGATGTCGTACCTCCTGGCGATTATAGAAATTGGAATAATGATCCTTTTAATCCAGTTATTAAAAACGGTTTATTATTTGGCCGAGGTGCATCAGATATGAAAGGTGCTTTAGCGTGTATGATGATTGCATCTGAAAGATTTATAAAAAAAAATCCTAATTATAAAGGAAGATTGTCTTTTTTAATTACTTCAGATGAAGAATCACTTGCTATTGACGGTACAAAAAAAGTCATAGATTATTTAATTTCTAAAAAAGATATCATTGATTATTGTGTTATTGGAGAACCTACTAGTAATGCTAAAATTGGTGATGTTATAAAAAATGGCCGAAGAGGATCTATAACAGCAAATTTAACAATTCATGGAATTCAAGGTCACATTGCATATCCTCATTTAGCAGATAATCCGATACACAAAGGATTACCTGTTATTTTAAAAATATTGTCTATTAAATTAGATAATGGAAATGAATTTTTTCCTCCAACTAGTCTAAACATTGCTAATATTCGTGCAGGAGATGGAAATAATAATATAATTCCCGCTTCTTTATTTGTTCAATTTAATTTTCGTTTCAATACAGAAACTTCTGACAAAGAGATTAAATCAAAATTCATACAAATATTAGATAAGAGTAATGTTAATTATTCTTTAAACTGGCTCTTTTCGGGAAAACCTTTTATTACAAAAAAAGGTTTATTAATAGATAATGTGATTAAATCTGTTATGAATTTAAATAAAATTAAACCTATTTTATCAACTGATGGGGGAACTTCAGATGGTCGTTTTATTACTTTAATGAACGCTGAAATAGTAGAATTAGGTTTAATGAATACCACTATTCACAAATCAAATGAACATGTAAAAATATCTGATTTACAAAAATTAGCTATTATTTATGAGGATATTATGCATAAGTTACTCATTTAG